DNA from Asticcacaulis sp. ZE23SCel15:
TCGGGCCTTGGCAGTTTACCGGTTTGGGACATGGGCGCGCAGCCGGACATCAAAGCCCGTGCGCATGGCCGCCTCACTGCTGCACCTGTTACTATTTCGGCATGTTCGCAATCACTACGGCATTGAAATTTCTTACAAATGCAAAATCGGCCGCCGTTTTGAAATCGGCCACCAGCACGGCATTGTAATTCATGAATATGCCACCATTGGCGACGATTGTGTCATCCGGCAGGGTGCTACCCTCGGCATTGGCGGCATAACGCGGGCCACACCGGTTGAGGAAACAGCGCCGGTCATCGGTGACAGGGTTGATATCGGCGCAGGCGTCATGATCATTGGTAAGGTCACCATCGGCGATGATGTCAACATCGGCCCCAATGCGGTCATCCTCAGCGATGTGCCTGCCAACA
Protein-coding regions in this window:
- a CDS encoding serine O-acetyltransferase, whose amino-acid sequence is MRRWENPLIEAVGLGKLIKEDFNQHHRDWTRPGFRALAVYRFGTWARSRTSKPVRMAASLLHLLLFRHVRNHYGIEISYKCKIGRRFEIGHQHGIVIHEYATIGDDCVIRQGATLGIGGITRATPVEETAPVIGDRVDIGAGVMIIGKVTIGDDVNIGPNAVILSDVPANTTVLAPFPKILPRHTASPSADATAQAE